A portion of the Nitratidesulfovibrio termitidis HI1 genome contains these proteins:
- the cbiD gene encoding cobalt-precorrin-5B (C(1))-methyltransferase CbiD: protein MPPDTSGVSGTPGDPPVDAPVDAPVDAPVDARPQGAELREGFTTGSALTAAAIAALRLLLRGESPVGVAVPLPPFSADDREDRQSGNSGGDAAPAGWLDVPVEKVARCDGGGADARAALGVVIKDGGDDPDATHRARIEALVECAPAGMALPKPEAGHVLSDVDAGLTGYGPPNLPDLPDLPDMPDMPDLLLPRPGCDASPGTPAISPPQAAHSPAAGPRHGGVTVLLRGGTGVGRVTLPGLPVAVGEPAINPEPRRQLAFAVHRECAAAGWRGTVRVTARVPEGQRIARHTLNPRLGIVGGISILGTRGTVRPYSHDAWQAAVAQGLDVARAAGLTDICLSTGRRSETLLMRTYPALPPLAFVQAADFAAFSLAAAAQRGFARVAWGCFFGKLVKLAQGLPHTHAHTAPLDLPLLAQWSAKAGAQSETCAAVAAANTAGQALELLLADPVHPAVLRAVAERARDAAHGWTGGAESVTVTVHLFHMDGRCLVTA from the coding sequence ATGCCGCCCGACACCTCCGGCGTATCCGGCACGCCCGGCGATCCGCCTGTCGACGCACCTGTCGACGCGCCTGTCGACGCGCCTGTCGACGCACGGCCGCAGGGCGCGGAACTGCGTGAGGGCTTCACCACCGGTTCCGCCCTGACCGCCGCGGCCATCGCCGCGTTGCGCCTGTTGTTGCGCGGCGAAAGCCCCGTCGGGGTGGCCGTTCCGCTGCCGCCGTTCTCCGCCGACGACCGTGAAGACAGGCAAAGCGGGAACAGCGGGGGCGATGCCGCCCCGGCTGGCTGGCTGGACGTGCCCGTAGAGAAGGTGGCGCGTTGTGATGGAGGGGGCGCGGACGCCCGCGCGGCACTGGGCGTGGTGATCAAGGATGGCGGCGACGACCCGGACGCCACCCACCGGGCGCGCATCGAGGCGCTGGTGGAGTGCGCCCCCGCAGGCATGGCCCTGCCGAAACCGGAGGCCGGTCACGTCCTGTCGGACGTCGATGCAGGGCTGACCGGATACGGCCCGCCCAATCTGCCCGATCTGCCCGATCTGCCCGACATGCCCGACATGCCCGATCTGCTCCTGCCGCGTCCCGGTTGCGATGCATCCCCCGGCACACCGGCCATTTCCCCGCCGCAGGCTGCGCATTCGCCCGCCGCCGGTCCCCGGCACGGCGGGGTTACCGTGCTGCTGCGCGGCGGTACGGGCGTGGGCCGGGTGACCCTGCCCGGCCTGCCCGTGGCCGTGGGCGAACCGGCCATCAACCCCGAACCGCGCAGGCAACTGGCCTTCGCCGTGCACCGCGAATGCGCGGCGGCGGGCTGGCGCGGCACGGTGCGCGTCACCGCGCGGGTGCCAGAGGGCCAGCGCATTGCCCGGCACACCCTGAACCCGCGCCTGGGCATCGTGGGCGGTATTTCCATTCTGGGCACGCGGGGCACGGTGCGCCCCTACAGCCATGACGCATGGCAGGCCGCCGTGGCCCAGGGACTGGACGTGGCCCGCGCCGCCGGGCTGACCGACATCTGCCTGTCCACCGGGCGCCGCAGCGAAACCCTGCTCATGCGCACCTACCCTGCCCTGCCGCCGCTGGCCTTCGTGCAGGCGGCGGACTTCGCGGCCTTCTCGCTGGCCGCCGCCGCGCAGCGCGGCTTTGCCCGCGTTGCCTGGGGCTGCTTTTTCGGCAAACTGGTCAAGCTGGCGCAGGGACTGCCGCACACCCACGCCCACACTGCCCCGCTGGACCTGCCCCTGCTGGCCCAGTGGTCCGCCAAGGCGGGCGCGCAGTCGGAAACCTGTGCGGCGGTGGCTGCCGCCAACACCGCCGGGCAGGCTCTTGAACTGCTGCTGGCCGACCCGGTCCACCCCGCCGTGCTCCGCGCCGTGGCCGAGCGTGCCCGCGATGCCGCCCACGGCTGGACAGGCGGGGCGGAAAGCGTCACGGTGACGGTGCATCTTTTTCACATGGACGGCAGATGTCTGGTGACGGCATGA
- a CDS encoding C-GCAxxG-C-C family protein, with translation MTAGIPPHTDADGASRADCPDACELACGSGDGGCGGVSCGDGGSGGCASPGDGARGITSPLPDGEVPEPALSAPALSDLVLPDFVQADPVLSDPVVEAIRRRAENLFDTRQLLCAEAVLHAVAEALGGPLSPDQAAALGTPFCQGMGGAGCTCGALSGAVAAVGLFRGRPERGAGGAQGRALARRMHDAFRADCGATCCRVLIRHVRNDKAAHFAQCRSLTGKGAVLAARALLAEGVRPSDGALSLPADTALTLWRNRLRALLRLPFRRRG, from the coding sequence ATGACGGCAGGCATTCCCCCCCATACCGACGCGGATGGCGCGTCACGCGCCGATTGTCCGGACGCGTGCGAGCTTGCCTGCGGCAGCGGGGATGGAGGCTGCGGTGGTGTTTCGTGCGGCGATGGCGGGTCCGGTGGCTGCGCCTCGCCCGGTGACGGTGCGCGCGGCATCACGTCCCCCCTGCCGGATGGCGAAGTGCCCGAGCCCGCCCTGTCTGCTCCCGCCCTGTCTGATTTGGTCCTGCCTGATTTCGTTCAGGCCGATCCCGTCTTGTCCGATCCGGTAGTCGAAGCCATTCGTCGCCGGGCCGAGAACCTGTTCGATACCCGCCAGCTGTTGTGTGCAGAGGCCGTCCTGCATGCCGTGGCCGAAGCGCTGGGCGGTCCCCTTTCCCCGGACCAGGCCGCCGCGCTGGGCACGCCGTTCTGCCAGGGCATGGGCGGCGCGGGGTGCACCTGCGGCGCGCTGAGCGGTGCCGTGGCCGCCGTGGGGCTGTTCCGGGGCAGGCCGGAGCGCGGCGCGGGGGGCGCACAAGGTCGCGCCCTGGCCCGGAGAATGCATGATGCCTTTCGCGCCGACTGCGGGGCCACCTGCTGCCGGGTGCTCATCCGCCATGTGCGCAACGACAAGGCGGCCCACTTTGCCCAATGCCGCAGCCTGACCGGCAAGGGGGCCGTGCTGGCCGCCCGCGCACTGCTGGCCGAGGGTGTACGCCCCAGTGACGGGGCGCTGTCCCTTCCGGCGGACACCGCCCTGACCCTGTGGCGCAACCGCCTGCGGGCGCTGCTGCGCCTGCCCTTCCGCCGCCGGGGCTGA
- a CDS encoding quinone oxidoreductase family protein, translated as MSASTETSKAIFFHETGGPEVLRWQDHTPGTPGPGEALVRHGAVGLNFIDVYHRTGLYPLPVLPAIPGMEGAGTVEAVGDGVTEATGVKPGDRVAYAGNPVGAYAERRLIPAHRLVALPDDIDFVTAAGMMLRGMTARYLLYGCYPVTEGATMLVHAAAGGVGSLIVPWARHLGATVIGTAGDEAKADRARANGCQHVILYRQEDVAARVRELTDGRGVDVVYDSVGQATFMASLDCLRPMGTMVSFGQSSGSVEPFNPGLLAAKGSLFLTRPSLMHYTAKRDDLLAHARDLFDVVRAGIVQVQVNQTFPLAQAADAHRALESRRTTGSTVLLV; from the coding sequence ATGTCCGCATCGACCGAAACATCCAAGGCCATCTTCTTTCACGAAACCGGCGGGCCGGAAGTGCTGCGCTGGCAAGACCACACCCCCGGCACGCCCGGCCCCGGCGAGGCGCTGGTGCGCCACGGGGCCGTGGGCCTCAATTTCATCGACGTGTACCACCGCACCGGGCTGTACCCGCTGCCCGTGCTGCCAGCCATCCCCGGCATGGAGGGTGCGGGCACCGTGGAGGCCGTGGGCGACGGCGTGACCGAGGCGACCGGGGTGAAGCCCGGCGACCGGGTGGCCTACGCGGGCAATCCCGTGGGGGCCTACGCCGAGCGCCGCCTGATTCCCGCCCACCGGCTGGTGGCGCTGCCCGACGACATCGACTTCGTCACGGCTGCGGGCATGATGCTGCGCGGCATGACCGCGCGCTACCTGCTGTACGGCTGCTACCCGGTTACGGAAGGCGCCACCATGCTGGTGCATGCGGCGGCGGGGGGCGTGGGGTCGCTGATAGTGCCGTGGGCGCGGCATCTGGGGGCCACGGTCATCGGCACGGCGGGCGACGAGGCCAAGGCCGATCGCGCGCGGGCCAACGGCTGCCAGCACGTGATCCTGTACCGGCAGGAGGACGTGGCGGCCAGGGTGCGCGAACTCACCGACGGGCGCGGCGTGGACGTGGTGTACGATTCGGTGGGGCAGGCCACGTTCATGGCCTCGCTGGACTGCCTGCGCCCCATGGGCACCATGGTCTCGTTCGGGCAGTCGTCCGGCAGCGTGGAGCCGTTCAATCCCGGCCTGCTGGCGGCCAAGGGCTCGCTGTTTCTCACCCGTCCCAGCCTGATGCACTACACGGCGAAACGCGACGACCTGCTGGCCCACGCCCGCGACCTGTTCGACGTGGTGCGCGCGGGCATCGTGCAGGTGCAGGTGAACCAGACCTTCCCGCTGGCGCAGGCCGCGGACGCGCACCGCGCGCTGGAATCGCGCCGGACCACCGGGTCCACGGTACTGCTGGTGTAG
- a CDS encoding ATP-binding protein, producing the protein MRLANIPRSLSRGLLRLLLAPLRPSARTFWCEALTRPHGSFIEALHGYIYLRWPLFYIGMGTGRHPLSRWLAGPLARLGGLLGVWGTREEFGPEFAQSYHGKVMPPGTVPRLIAVERPVATTVPETVLPFRMARDIILDNADALALLDCPCRLTKEDHCTPVDVCILAGGPVVDFVLEHHPDKARRVTPDEAIHVVEAENRRGHVSHAFFKEAVLGRYYAICNCCTCCCGAMQAHREGTPMLVSSGYVARVDADACTGCGQCARICPFDAVRMAARTTQGCAPPDGGSGNASPPRPLQAVRRDAGQDAASGARPAARHAAIPVIPIIDAAVCMGCGVCELRCPGKALRLELAPGKPAPLVLPGEAVPVSLHHPDLAGQNPPGTGGGQGMGQNGHGANRNAPGGASAAG; encoded by the coding sequence ATGCGTCTCGCCAACATTCCCCGCTCGCTGTCCCGTGGTCTGCTCCGGCTGCTGCTGGCGCCGTTGCGCCCCTCGGCCCGCACCTTCTGGTGCGAGGCCCTCACCCGCCCGCACGGCAGCTTCATAGAGGCTCTGCACGGCTACATCTACCTGCGCTGGCCGCTGTTCTACATCGGCATGGGCACCGGGCGGCATCCGCTGTCCCGCTGGCTGGCCGGGCCGCTGGCCCGGCTGGGCGGACTGCTGGGCGTATGGGGCACGCGCGAGGAATTCGGACCGGAATTCGCCCAGAGCTACCACGGCAAGGTCATGCCGCCGGGCACCGTGCCCCGGCTCATCGCCGTGGAGCGCCCCGTGGCCACCACGGTGCCGGAAACGGTGCTGCCCTTCCGCATGGCGCGCGACATCATCCTCGACAATGCCGACGCCCTGGCCCTGCTGGACTGCCCCTGCCGCCTGACAAAGGAAGACCACTGCACCCCGGTGGACGTGTGCATCCTGGCGGGCGGCCCGGTGGTGGACTTCGTGCTGGAGCACCACCCGGACAAGGCCCGCCGCGTCACCCCGGACGAAGCCATCCATGTGGTGGAGGCGGAAAACCGACGCGGCCACGTCTCGCACGCGTTCTTCAAGGAAGCGGTGCTGGGCCGCTACTACGCCATCTGCAACTGCTGCACCTGCTGTTGCGGGGCCATGCAGGCCCACCGCGAAGGCACGCCCATGCTGGTTTCATCGGGCTACGTGGCCCGCGTGGATGCGGACGCCTGCACCGGCTGCGGCCAGTGCGCGCGCATCTGCCCCTTCGACGCGGTGCGCATGGCCGCAAGGACCACGCAAGGGTGTGCACCGCCGGATGGCGGATCGGGCAACGCTTCCCCGCCGCGCCCCCTTCAGGCTGTCCGGCGCGATGCGGGACAGGATGCGGCCTCCGGCGCACGCCCCGCCGCCCGGCATGCCGCCATCCCCGTCATCCCCATCATTGATGCCGCCGTGTGCATGGGGTGCGGGGTGTGCGAACTGCGGTGCCCCGGCAAGGCCCTGCGCCTGGAACTGGCCCCCGGCAAACCCGCACCGCTGGTGCTGCCGGGCGAAGCGGTCCCGGTGTCGCTGCATCACCCCGATCTGGCGGGGCAAAATCCGCCCGGCACGGGCGGCGGACAGGGGATGGGACAAAACGGGCACGGCGCAAACCGGAACGCCCCCGGCGGCGCGTCTGCTGCGGGGTAG
- a CDS encoding substrate-binding periplasmic protein, whose amino-acid sequence MTRRPFPSRSGGNTAQPSLRPVPPIPPALPVLPVLPALPALPALSVSPRLPALPTLLLALFMLFMLLMLLMLPVPGTNRAQAAEITVSGGTPGTAAAKGATAPLRVFILDQPPWSYLHEGQPYGAAVDVARAVLHRLGRAVEFVVTPFNRGLSLVRQGKLDAALAVYRTPEREQYLHYTTVPLYDEDVILMVHPDDRHLAADTSGTARDAVLYGDKPVALALGYSYGPTLDAIIARKGLIRTSSFYSLQEGVQAVLRREAAAVPGTEPTLRALLHRLAPGSVPVLLRPPYDYISAYMAFAPTNANALLAADFDATLGRMRASGEYTRILDEADRTLHAHQGQ is encoded by the coding sequence ATGACCCGGCGCCCCTTCCCTTCCCGTTCCGGCGGCAACACGGCGCAGCCCAGCCTGCGGCCAGTCCCCCCAATCCCCCCTGCCCTGCCGGTCCTGCCGGTCCTGCCAGCCCTGCCAGCCCTGCCAGCCCTGTCGGTCTCGCCACGTCTGCCCGCTCTGCCAACCCTGCTGCTGGCCCTGTTCATGCTGTTCATGCTGCTCATGCTGCTCATGCTGCCCGTGCCGGGAACAAACCGGGCGCAGGCCGCCGAAATCACCGTTTCCGGCGGCACGCCCGGCACGGCTGCCGCCAAGGGCGCCACCGCGCCATTGCGGGTGTTCATCCTGGACCAGCCGCCATGGAGCTACCTGCACGAGGGCCAGCCGTACGGCGCCGCCGTGGACGTGGCCCGCGCCGTGCTGCACCGCCTGGGGCGCGCCGTGGAGTTCGTGGTCACGCCCTTCAACCGAGGGCTCTCGCTGGTCCGTCAGGGCAAGCTGGACGCGGCTCTCGCCGTCTACCGCACCCCTGAGCGGGAACAGTACCTGCACTACACCACCGTGCCCCTGTACGACGAGGACGTCATCCTCATGGTGCACCCGGACGACAGGCATCTGGCCGCCGACACCAGCGGCACCGCGCGCGATGCCGTCCTGTACGGCGACAAGCCCGTGGCCCTGGCCCTGGGCTACAGCTACGGCCCCACGCTGGACGCCATCATCGCCCGCAAGGGGCTGATCCGTACCAGTTCCTTCTATTCGTTGCAGGAAGGAGTACAGGCCGTGCTGCGCCGCGAGGCGGCTGCCGTGCCCGGCACGGAACCCACCCTGCGCGCGCTGCTGCACCGCCTTGCCCCCGGCAGCGTGCCGGTGCTGCTGCGCCCACCCTACGACTACATTTCCGCGTACATGGCGTTTGCCCCGACCAACGCCAACGCCCTGCTGGCTGCGGATTTCGACGCCACGCTGGGGCGGATGCGCGCCAGCGGCGAATACACACGCATTCTGGACGAAGCCGACAGGACCCTGCATGCCCATCAAGGACAGTGA
- a CDS encoding multicopper oxidase family protein, producing MRRIGRRRFLKLAGITALAGATWALASTGPALAAQDAPAPRPPAALPPRPLVGLQSAASFDTPLPLPGDHSFMGLMDGAARIELSATSEPRLPDGIPPAPPLCFQTEHGSRPYWNPTLAIQHGASLRVRLVNHLDAPTLLRWHGLIADWRMGGHPVMMLLPGASLEYRVPVRNRAGVYPYHAIAPGFSGRQTHQGMVGLCIVDDEEERAALAAMDIEPLGAGGTGAFRATLPAPGSGPSDVPLLFQDHRLDRNGVPVYAPGLDDRISGLIGDVLAVNGVAGARLDVVTRMYRLRLVNMCNARILHVGLASPDGAPQPFTLMGTDGGMLERPLPLQRLFLGPGERADVLVDLRAANPGDEWHLINLPFDPMRRAEAASGGTGAPGEGEATRLLRLRVMQRVDYTQPLPVRLCEFPAMPPLPQGPPRRLHVSRGEVLGRPSWLLNGQPFALRHDTRADLPDDFPAPRVPERTTEVWELSNDAVSIPHALHLSGYQLRVLERRDSPPQVAALAVTPSGCSATDTGIKDTVLVWPGETVRVLVDFRDAPPETQRAALYSRVLECLDDGMVQDVAVP from the coding sequence ATGCGGCGCATCGGCAGACGACGTTTCCTGAAGCTGGCCGGAATCACCGCGCTTGCCGGGGCAACCTGGGCACTGGCTTCGACAGGTCCCGCCTTGGCGGCGCAGGACGCCCCCGCCCCGCGCCCGCCTGCCGCGCTGCCGCCGCGCCCTCTGGTCGGGCTGCAATCCGCCGCCAGCTTCGATACCCCCCTGCCCCTGCCGGGCGACCATTCGTTCATGGGGCTGATGGACGGTGCGGCACGCATCGAGCTTTCCGCCACGTCCGAGCCGCGATTACCCGACGGCATCCCCCCTGCCCCGCCATTGTGCTTCCAGACCGAGCACGGCAGCCGCCCCTACTGGAACCCCACCCTGGCCATTCAGCACGGCGCCTCGCTGCGGGTGCGCCTGGTCAACCATCTGGACGCCCCCACCTTGCTGCGCTGGCACGGCCTGATCGCCGACTGGCGCATGGGCGGCCACCCGGTGATGATGCTGCTGCCTGGCGCCAGCCTTGAATACCGCGTACCCGTGCGCAATCGGGCGGGCGTCTACCCCTACCATGCTATCGCCCCGGGGTTTTCGGGCCGCCAGACCCATCAGGGCATGGTGGGGCTGTGCATCGTGGACGATGAGGAAGAACGCGCCGCCCTGGCCGCCATGGACATCGAACCGCTGGGGGCAGGCGGCACCGGAGCCTTCCGGGCCACCCTGCCCGCACCGGGCAGCGGCCCCTCGGACGTCCCCCTGCTGTTCCAGGACCACCGCCTGGACCGCAACGGCGTGCCGGTGTACGCGCCCGGCCTGGACGACCGGATATCGGGCCTCATCGGCGATGTGCTCGCCGTCAACGGCGTGGCCGGCGCCCGGCTGGACGTGGTCACCCGCATGTACCGTCTGCGCCTGGTGAACATGTGCAACGCGCGCATCCTGCATGTGGGGCTGGCCAGTCCCGACGGCGCGCCGCAACCCTTCACGCTGATGGGCACGGACGGCGGCATGCTGGAGCGCCCGCTGCCCTTGCAGCGCCTGTTCCTGGGCCCCGGAGAGCGGGCGGACGTGCTGGTGGACCTGCGCGCGGCAAACCCCGGTGACGAGTGGCATCTGATCAATCTGCCCTTCGATCCCATGCGCCGGGCCGAAGCGGCATCTGGCGGGACCGGAGCTCCCGGTGAAGGCGAGGCGACACGCCTGCTGCGGCTGCGCGTGATGCAGCGCGTGGACTATACCCAGCCCCTGCCCGTACGGTTGTGCGAATTCCCGGCAATGCCCCCCCTGCCGCAGGGACCGCCGCGCCGCCTGCACGTCTCGCGCGGCGAGGTGCTGGGCCGCCCGTCGTGGCTGCTGAACGGCCAGCCGTTCGCCCTGCGCCACGATACGAGGGCCGACCTGCCGGACGACTTTCCGGCGCCGCGCGTGCCCGAACGCACGACCGAGGTATGGGAGTTGTCCAACGACGCGGTGTCTATCCCCCATGCCCTGCACCTTTCGGGCTACCAGTTGCGGGTGCTGGAGCGGCGCGACAGTCCGCCCCAGGTGGCGGCCCTGGCCGTGACGCCCTCGGGGTGTTCGGCCACCGACACCGGCATCAAGGATACCGTGCTGGTCTGGCCCGGCGAGACGGTGCGGGTGCTGGTGGACTTTCGCGATGCCCCGCCCGAGACGCAGCGCGCCGCGCTGTATTCGCGCGTGCTGGAATGTCTGGATGACGGGATGGTGCAGGATGTCGCCGTGCCCTGA
- a CDS encoding bifunctional cobalt-precorrin-7 (C(5))-methyltransferase/cobalt-precorrin-6B (C(15))-methyltransferase, translated as MTHATPPHATSHAGQADAAPAARHPVTVIGCGLRGSPLPPGHAAALAQAQVLAGGARLLESFPEHPGQRIVIGAALDAALHAMDACRARGLRVAVLADGDPLFFGIGARLANHFGPDALRVLPAASCLQQAAARLALPWQDARCVSLHGRNDYRPLASALRLALHRGDPVCVLTDGHNTPGAIARFLIERGVTGLRLHAFADMGSPDERHATLALPCDGSGTDARAAGAGERGEPDRRDMPDELAQLDALGGNCTVLLVPRAAPARSLRPGSPQDTSGYATLPVLGIPDTDFAVQARLITKWPVRAAGLAALRIAPGDTVWDLGAGSGAVSVEAAALARDGLVVAVERDPARVALIEQNRRRFRAPNLQVIHAALPDCLDDLPDPDRVFIGGGLGGERPEGGDHSPQADPLLDAVCRRLPPGGRLVVHCVLLGTLERVRAALVRHGWPAEVACIQASEAVPLLGDLRLAALNPVFIVAATRPGGDAA; from the coding sequence ATGACCCACGCAACGCCCCCCCACGCCACTTCCCATGCCGGGCAGGCCGACGCCGCGCCTGCCGCGAGGCATCCCGTCACCGTCATCGGTTGCGGGCTGCGCGGCTCTCCCCTGCCGCCCGGCCATGCAGCCGCCCTGGCGCAGGCCCAGGTGCTGGCGGGTGGGGCACGCCTGCTGGAATCCTTTCCGGAACATCCCGGCCAGCGCATCGTCATCGGCGCGGCGCTGGATGCGGCACTGCACGCCATGGACGCGTGCCGGGCGCGCGGGCTGCGGGTGGCCGTACTGGCCGACGGCGACCCGCTGTTCTTCGGCATCGGCGCGCGACTGGCGAACCATTTCGGCCCCGACGCGCTACGGGTGCTGCCCGCCGCATCCTGTCTGCAACAGGCCGCCGCCCGGCTGGCCCTGCCCTGGCAGGACGCACGCTGCGTATCCCTGCATGGCCGCAACGACTACCGCCCCCTTGCGTCAGCCCTGCGCCTTGCCCTGCACCGGGGCGATCCGGTCTGCGTGCTGACCGACGGCCACAACACGCCGGGGGCCATCGCCCGCTTCCTGATCGAGCGCGGGGTGACCGGCCTGCGGCTGCATGCCTTTGCCGACATGGGCAGCCCCGACGAACGCCACGCAACCCTTGCCCTGCCCTGCGACGGAAGCGGCACGGATGCCCGTGCCGCCGGAGCGGGGGAACGCGGAGAACCGGATCGACGAGACATGCCGGACGAATTGGCCCAACTGGACGCATTGGGCGGCAACTGTACTGTGCTGCTGGTGCCCCGCGCCGCCCCCGCCCGTTCTCTCCGCCCCGGTTCCCCGCAGGACACGAGCGGATACGCCACACTGCCCGTGCTGGGCATCCCCGACACCGATTTCGCCGTGCAGGCCCGACTGATCACCAAATGGCCGGTGCGCGCCGCCGGGCTTGCCGCCCTGCGCATCGCCCCCGGCGATACCGTGTGGGACCTGGGCGCGGGCAGCGGGGCCGTTTCCGTGGAGGCCGCAGCCCTGGCCCGCGACGGGCTGGTGGTGGCCGTGGAACGCGACCCGGCCCGCGTGGCCCTGATCGAACAGAACCGCCGCCGCTTCCGGGCCCCCAACCTGCAGGTGATCCACGCCGCGCTGCCGGACTGTCTGGACGACCTGCCCGATCCGGACCGGGTGTTCATAGGCGGCGGCCTGGGGGGAGAAAGACCGGAGGGCGGCGACCACTCGCCGCAGGCGGACCCGCTGCTGGATGCCGTGTGCCGCCGCCTGCCCCCCGGCGGTCGGCTGGTGGTGCATTGCGTGCTGCTGGGCACGCTGGAACGGGTGCGCGCCGCGCTGGTCCGGCACGGCTGGCCCGCCGAAGTTGCCTGCATCCAGGCCAGCGAGGCGGTTCCCCTGCTGGGCGACCTGCGCCTTGCGGCCCTGAACCCCGTCTTCATCGTGGCGGCCACCCGGCCCGGAGGTGACGCAGCATGA
- a CDS encoding rhodanese-like domain-containing protein: MSMKKLVAPLVLLAALGLAGCNNPFAGPSEVDLEAKAVKLARDTVKGGYELLTVAELKKWQDEGKDMLIVDTMPFEDSYKKNHIPNAVQFLFPIPDMPEWKMTETGDKSEQDFEKLLGPDKDRPLVFYCGFVKCTRSHNGAVWAKKLGYNKVYRLPGGIVAWKEAQYPVKTIN; the protein is encoded by the coding sequence ATGTCCATGAAGAAGCTGGTTGCCCCGTTGGTGCTGCTTGCCGCGCTTGGCCTTGCCGGGTGCAACAATCCGTTTGCCGGGCCGTCCGAGGTGGATCTGGAAGCCAAGGCCGTGAAGCTGGCGCGTGACACCGTCAAGGGCGGCTACGAGCTGCTTACCGTGGCGGAGCTGAAGAAGTGGCAGGACGAGGGCAAGGACATGCTCATCGTGGATACCATGCCCTTCGAGGACTCGTACAAGAAGAACCACATTCCCAATGCGGTGCAGTTCCTGTTCCCCATCCCGGACATGCCGGAATGGAAGATGACCGAAACCGGCGACAAGAGCGAGCAGGACTTCGAAAAGCTGCTCGGCCCGGACAAGGACCGCCCGCTGGTGTTCTACTGCGGCTTCGTGAAGTGCACCCGTTCGCATAACGGCGCGGTGTGGGCCAAGAAGCTGGGCTACAACAAGGTGTACCGCCTGCCCGGCGGCATCGTGGCCTGGAAGGAAGCCCAGTACCCCGTGAAGACCATCAACTAG
- a CDS encoding MauE/DoxX family redox-associated membrane protein, with protein sequence MPGISDGPGASGPSDSPLLRLLSGVWCQRVVRVALALVFVAAGGAKLADVRGFAEIIHHYGILPVWTVGPVALLLPLAEVVAGVGLLFAVRGSLTAIAAMCLLFLGVLGYALATGLSIGDCGCFAPGELPEGVEDGSALRGAFVRDIALLAGVAYLYAWRRLRRPRRRMA encoded by the coding sequence TTGCCCGGCATCTCTGACGGGCCTGGGGCTTCCGGCCCGAGCGACAGCCCCCTGCTGCGCCTGCTGTCCGGCGTGTGGTGCCAGCGCGTGGTGCGCGTGGCCTTGGCGCTGGTCTTCGTGGCGGCGGGCGGTGCCAAGCTGGCAGATGTGCGCGGCTTTGCCGAAATCATCCATCATTACGGGATACTGCCGGTGTGGACCGTGGGGCCGGTGGCGCTGCTGCTGCCCCTGGCCGAGGTTGTCGCCGGGGTGGGTCTGCTGTTCGCCGTGCGTGGCAGCCTGACGGCCATCGCCGCCATGTGTCTGCTGTTTCTCGGCGTGCTGGGATACGCGCTGGCCACGGGGCTGTCCATTGGCGATTGCGGCTGTTTTGCGCCCGGCGAATTGCCGGAAGGGGTGGAAGACGGTTCGGCCCTGCGCGGGGCGTTCGTGCGCGACATCGCGCTGCTGGCCGGTGTGGCCTACCTGTATGCGTGGCGCCGATTGCGCCGGCCGCGCCGCCGCATGGCCTGA
- the cobM gene encoding precorrin-4 C(11)-methyltransferase: MPIKDSDHSGGAAAMSPSGSRADSSAPASASAGHVWFVGAGPGDPELLTLKARRIIAEADLVLYAGSLVPPQVVACARSDARVIDSAPLTLEQTHALLRETALAGGTAARVHTGDPSLYGTVREQMRLLHAEGIACSVVPGVTAAFAAAAAAGVSFTAPEVTQSLVITRLEGRTPVPDAEQLRELARHGSAMAVYLSAAAPERLQEELAAAGVAPLTPVLAAHRVGWPDEALAWTTAGELAETVRTRGFSRQTVFLVLPGEAAGETASRLYAADFAHGWRDIPPTHEGGGRHSDD, translated from the coding sequence ATGCCCATCAAGGACAGTGATCATTCAGGCGGCGCAGCCGCCATGTCTCCTTCCGGCTCCCGCGCCGATTCATCCGCGCCAGCCTCCGCCAGCGCGGGGCATGTGTGGTTCGTGGGGGCTGGCCCCGGCGATCCGGAACTGCTCACCCTGAAGGCCCGGCGGATCATCGCCGAGGCCGACCTGGTGCTCTATGCGGGCTCGCTGGTGCCCCCGCAGGTGGTGGCCTGCGCCCGGTCCGACGCGCGGGTGATCGATTCCGCGCCGCTCACGCTGGAACAGACCCACGCCCTGCTGCGCGAAACGGCCCTGGCGGGCGGCACCGCCGCGCGGGTGCACACCGGCGATCCCTCGCTGTACGGCACCGTGCGCGAGCAGATGCGCCTGCTGCACGCGGAGGGCATCGCCTGCTCGGTGGTGCCGGGGGTGACGGCGGCCTTCGCCGCCGCTGCCGCCGCCGGGGTGTCGTTCACCGCGCCGGAGGTTACCCAGTCGCTGGTCATCACCCGACTGGAAGGACGCACCCCGGTGCCCGACGCGGAACAGCTGCGCGAACTGGCGCGCCATGGCAGCGCCATGGCGGTGTACCTTTCCGCCGCCGCCCCGGAACGCCTGCAAGAGGAGCTGGCGGCGGCGGGCGTGGCCCCGCTTACCCCGGTGCTGGCGGCCCACCGGGTGGGCTGGCCGGACGAGGCGCTGGCCTGGACCACGGCGGGCGAACTGGCAGAAACCGTGCGCACGCGCGGTTTTTCACGCCAGACGGTGTTCCTGGTGCTGCCCGGCGAGGCGGCGGGCGAAACCGCATCGCGCCTGTACGCGGCGGACTTCGCCCACGGCTGGCGCGACATCCCCCCCACGCATGAAGGCGGCGGCCGACATTCGGACGATTGA